GGGGCCGGGGCCCTGGTCGGGCGGCCCGCCGGGGCCGGGCCCTGGATCCGCATCCTGGGCGATGACCGCCACTGAGATCGCCGCCAGCGCCGCGACCAGAACGATCCACATACCGTATCGCATTGGTGTGACTCCTCTATCCTGTGTTTGTCGTGTTTTCCCGTGCGTTCGAGGTTCATCGCTTCAACGCTCAGCGGCGCGGGAAGGTTTGAGGCACGGCAGGAGACGAGTCACAACAGACGGGGGACAAGGCGCTTCGAGTATTGAATTACGTGCGGCTCGGTTTGGATCGAGCCTTGCACGCGGGGACAAACATCGTATCGGGATGTGGCCGCCCGGCCATCACCCCTGCTGGACGGGCGGTGCGTTCTCTTCGAACAGGGCGAGCAGGAAGCCTCGCCAGAATACCTGGACACGATAGCCGTGGTAGTGCTCGCCGACCCGGAGGTTTGGCAGTGTCTTGCCCACCGCCGGCTGGTCGGGGCCGACGATCTGGTCTTCCCAAGCGAACGTGACGAACTGCGTCGGCAACGTTACGGAACGCGAGTCGACCTGCCCGCGCGGTCTCAGCACGCCGCTCTTGGCCTCGACAATACTGCTCTGCCCAGACTGGTCGGAAACCTCTTTGAAGATCTGATAATCCACCTGGACGCCCGTGACAGGTGTCCTCGAGGCCAGGACTACATCGAGCCAGACGGTCTCCTTGCGGCTGACGATCTCGACGACCGTCTTCTCCTTGCCGAACGTCTTGGGTCGACGCTGCTCGAAGCCGGCCGCATGTCGCACGCGCACGAGGCCCTCGAAGCCGTCCTTGACCTGCCGGGCGAGGTCGGCGGTGCGCGCGTCGATCATATCGGCCTTGATCACGAGCCCTTCCGCTGGCTCGCCGTTGGGCACCTCGACGAGCACGCGCAAATGGATCGCCTGCACTTCGAGCAACTCGGCGCGGTCACCCTGATGCAGCGTGAGGATTTCCCGCCGCTGGCGGTCGAGTAGCACCGTGTCGCGCAACGCCTCGACCTGTTCGGCCAACTTGCGGAAGCTGGCCGTGCGTGACCAGCCCTCGATGGGTCGGCCCTGGGCGGGCGTATAGCGCACCCGGCACCAGACGTCACGCGTGGCGAGGAGCTCAACCTGTGCGCCTTTCGGCACCGTGGCAAGCACCTGTGCGTTCTGGCCGTACAGCGGCGCATCGCCCTCAGCCTCGAGCATGGTGCCAAACGCCGGCGCGGCGAGGCCCAGGAGCCCGGCGGCAGCGAGGCACGCGGCCAAGCAGCGCCAGGCGGCGCAACGGCCCCGCATGAGTGGAATCCGGAACCCCTTTTCTTTACCCAACGGGCTACCGCCTGGCATCGCGCGCCCTCCTGATTGTCGCCCGAAGCTGTGTCTGCTGTTCGGGGCAGTATCGCAGCAGGGCCTCCGGGTGTCAACGAATGCGGAACGGCCGACCGTATTCCGCGGCGCCGAAGGGTGTTTCGGCGTGCCTGCGCCTGCTCTTGCTGCTATACTGTGACCAACGTGGTGAGGACCGCGACGTGAACCGGATCTGGGCGATCGGCAGGAATACACTGACCGAGGTGATGCGCATGCCGGCCTATGCCATCGTGCTGGCCGTGGGCGTCTGCCTCATCGCGCTCTCGCCGTGGTTCACCATGTTCAGCCTCGGCCACAACACCAAAATCGTCAAAGAGATGGGGCTGGCCACCGTCCAGCTCGCCGGCCTGCTCATCGCGGCGCTGTCGGCTTCGGCGTCGGTCTCGCGAGAAATCGAGAGCCGCACGGCCACCACCGTGTTGAGCAAGCCCGTCGGCCGCATCGAGTTCATTCTCGGAAAATACGCCGGGCTTGTGATGGCGCTCGGCGTGGCGTTCTTTGTGCTCACCGTGGTCTTGCTGCTCGCAGGGCGGCACGGCACGCTCGACACGGTGCGCGAGACCTACGACTGGCCTATCGTCGTACTTGGCGTGCTGGCGCTCGTGCTGGTGCTCACCATGGGGTTCGTCGGCAACTACTTCCTGGGCTGGCACTTCGGCGCAACCTGCGTCTGGACCGCCGTGCCGCTGTTCGGCCTGACGATCTTCGCCGTCTCGTTCGTGGACAAGAACTGGCACGCCCAGCCGTTCGGCGCCCGCATGGATGCGCAGCTCGTTATCGGCGCCGTGCTCATTCTGTTCGCCATCATGGTGATCACCGCAGTAGCGCTCGCGGCCTCGACGCGGCTCAAAGTCGTCGGCACGCTGCTCGTGTGCGTCCTTGTGCTGATGGCCGGGCTGCTCTCGGACTATTTCTTCAAGCAGGCGGCGGTCAGACCCGGCGTCGCCGGCTGGGCCGCGTGGATCGCGCACGCACTGCTGCCCAACTTCCAGCACTTCTGGGTGGGTGATGCCATCATTGGAGAGCGGACGGTGCCGCTCGGCTATCCGCTCATGGCATTGGCCTACGCGGCCCTGTATTCGGTTGGCGCGCTGGCGTTCGCGCTCATGCTGTTCCAGGAACGCGAGCTGGCGTAGCGCCGGCGTCCCGCCGGCTGTCGTGCGGGCATCTTGCCCGCACTCCTCGTCAGCCGCGCGCGATACATGCGACGTAGCTTGCCTCCGGGGGCGGGACGCCCCCGAGACAGCCGGCGAACCCGCCCTTGGCGGGCAAGATGCCGGCGCTACATTTCCGGCGCGGTGGGCGCTTCTTCTTCCGGCGGCAGGCCGAGGATGCGGCGCAACTCGTCGCGCAGCGGTTTGGGCATCCCCTCCTCGCTAAGCGCGAAGTCGCGCGCCGCCCTTTTCACGTTATCCCACGATCC
The sequence above is a segment of the Verrucomicrobiota bacterium genome. Coding sequences within it:
- a CDS encoding ABC transporter permease subunit, giving the protein MNRIWAIGRNTLTEVMRMPAYAIVLAVGVCLIALSPWFTMFSLGHNTKIVKEMGLATVQLAGLLIAALSASASVSREIESRTATTVLSKPVGRIEFILGKYAGLVMALGVAFFVLTVVLLLAGRHGTLDTVRETYDWPIVVLGVLALVLVLTMGFVGNYFLGWHFGATCVWTAVPLFGLTIFAVSFVDKNWHAQPFGARMDAQLVIGAVLILFAIMVITAVALAASTRLKVVGTLLVCVLVLMAGLLSDYFFKQAAVRPGVAGWAAWIAHALLPNFQHFWVGDAIIGERTVPLGYPLMALAYAALYSVGALAFALMLFQERELA